The proteins below are encoded in one region of Reichenbachiella sp. 5M10:
- a CDS encoding helix-turn-helix transcriptional regulator — MLPITYTLTQSTQWIETLHRQLPSTLADNTLTLLPEVGSGTIRVFEIQPGLYVTYIDVQLNQPVQLHRVPASSNDHFIVNFHISQTTILKETEHNSYQLGLSNQSVLLSSAMTQAKLSLPTHQPIHVFNITFSKAWFETNLQENNSTLSHLLSQEVGIYLFENLDYTLSQTIAGFRAQPEQFSKINLFARVLQILSHFFDKVENRAHTQSKSIAPTDLKALMAVRHALEQNWDTPQSNETLASSAGMSLSKFKGLFKQVFGITPYQYHLQYKLDKAKEMLLQQQHSISEVGYLIGYSNLSQFSKAFKKYHGQLPREILGA; from the coding sequence GTGCTCCCAATCACCTACACACTCACCCAATCGACACAATGGATCGAAACACTCCATCGCCAGTTGCCCTCTACCTTGGCCGACAATACCCTTACACTGCTCCCTGAGGTAGGCAGTGGTACAATCAGGGTATTTGAGATCCAGCCAGGCCTCTATGTCACCTACATCGATGTGCAGCTCAACCAACCCGTCCAGCTCCATCGCGTCCCTGCCTCATCCAACGATCACTTCATCGTCAATTTTCATATCTCACAAACCACCATCCTCAAAGAAACCGAACACAACTCCTACCAACTCGGACTGAGCAACCAGAGTGTTTTGCTCTCTTCCGCCATGACACAGGCCAAACTGAGCCTCCCTACGCACCAGCCCATCCATGTATTCAACATTACGTTTTCGAAAGCGTGGTTTGAGACCAACCTCCAAGAAAACAACAGTACGCTGAGCCACCTGCTCTCCCAAGAGGTCGGGATCTACCTCTTCGAAAACCTCGACTATACCCTGAGTCAGACCATCGCAGGCTTCCGCGCCCAGCCAGAGCAATTCAGCAAGATCAATTTGTTTGCCCGCGTACTACAGATCCTCTCTCACTTCTTTGACAAAGTCGAAAACCGAGCCCATACACAGTCCAAATCCATAGCCCCCACAGACCTCAAAGCACTGATGGCCGTACGACACGCGCTAGAACAAAACTGGGACACGCCACAGTCCAACGAGACCCTGGCCTCCTCGGCAGGAATGAGTCTCTCCAAATTCAAAGGGCTATTCAAACAAGTCTTTGGCATCACACCCTACCAATACCACCTCCAGTACAAACTCGACAAAGCCAAAGAAATGCTCCTCCAACAACAACACAGCATCTCCGAAGTGGGGTACCTCATCGGCTACAGCAACCTGAGCCAGTTTTCGAAGGCCTTCAAAAAATACCACGGCCAGTTGCCACGGGAGATCCTCGGTGCCTAA
- a CDS encoding excalibur calcium-binding domain-containing protein, with amino-acid sequence MIKETVGIVVLLVVLFSCETASVDDFSTPCRDTNCANYTSQSAAQAAFNADPECRNDLDADNDGIACEEPGNSVKTCASTSNCGCSNKNKSPCQADSCCQWIVGEGCKCS; translated from the coding sequence ATGATAAAAGAAACTGTTGGGATAGTAGTGCTTTTAGTAGTCCTTTTTTCTTGTGAAACTGCCTCTGTTGACGATTTTTCAACTCCATGTAGAGACACGAACTGTGCTAATTACACTTCTCAGTCAGCAGCGCAAGCGGCGTTTAATGCGGATCCAGAGTGTAGAAATGATTTAGATGCTGATAATGATGGTATTGCATGTGAAGAACCTGGTAATAGCGTCAAAACTTGTGCAAGTACTTCAAATTGTGGTTGTTCCAATAAAAATAAAAGTCCCTGTCAAGCAGATTCTTGTTGTCAATGGATTGTGGGTGAAGGCTGCAAATGTTCTTAA
- a CDS encoding porin family protein, which yields MKKLVLLVYCVLLMQSVSYGQVLISLLLGDKLNSDKLEFGLTTGLSMSQMTDLEQEAGLGAFQLGFYFDVKMKEGWSFAPSCLMISKMGGKGLEAYETGDPDMDIILAQGKVNRELSYIQLPLLVRYKLKSRLYFNAGPQVGLLRTAEDVFEIESGDYEGKIRYQVKGDYARLDAGATVGLGYSLRPDKGMSLGVNYYFGLVDVSKAADDNYNRSWNIYATIPIGVSKAEKKANKQAAQ from the coding sequence ATGAAAAAGCTAGTCTTGTTGGTTTATTGCGTATTGCTGATGCAGTCGGTATCTTATGGTCAGGTCCTCATCTCATTGCTGTTGGGGGACAAGCTCAATTCGGACAAACTAGAATTTGGGTTGACGACTGGCTTGAGCATGTCGCAGATGACAGATTTGGAGCAAGAGGCCGGACTGGGGGCATTTCAATTGGGATTCTATTTTGATGTGAAAATGAAGGAAGGGTGGTCCTTTGCACCGTCGTGTCTGATGATCTCCAAAATGGGGGGCAAGGGATTGGAAGCCTATGAGACGGGGGATCCAGACATGGACATCATCTTGGCCCAAGGCAAGGTCAACCGGGAGCTGTCCTATATTCAGCTGCCGCTGCTGGTACGCTACAAACTGAAGAGCCGCTTGTATTTCAATGCGGGACCCCAGGTAGGGCTGCTGCGTACCGCAGAGGATGTGTTTGAGATCGAGTCGGGGGACTATGAGGGGAAGATCCGCTACCAAGTCAAAGGGGACTATGCCCGGTTGGACGCAGGTGCGACCGTCGGCTTGGGGTATTCCCTGCGTCCCGACAAAGGGATGAGTCTAGGGGTGAACTATTATTTTGGCTTGGTGGACGTGAGCAAAGCAGCAGATGACAACTACAATCGTTCGTGGAATATCTATGCGACGATCCCCATCGGTGTGAGCAAAGCGGAGAAGAAAGCCAATAAGCAAGCAGCCCAGTAG
- the queD gene encoding 6-carboxytetrahydropterin synthase QueD, with protein sequence MVIFKKFAFDSAHFLPNVPEGHKCKNVHGHTYHLTVFLEGDLDEDFQWVMDFKDLKDVVKPVIDRLDHNMINDIPGLENPTAERITVWIWDQIKPHLPLLSKLELNETPTSGVVYEGK encoded by the coding sequence ATGGTCATCTTCAAGAAGTTCGCATTTGATTCCGCCCATTTCTTGCCCAACGTCCCAGAGGGGCACAAGTGCAAGAACGTACATGGTCACACGTATCATTTGACCGTATTTCTCGAAGGGGATCTGGATGAGGATTTTCAGTGGGTGATGGACTTCAAAGACCTCAAGGATGTGGTCAAGCCAGTCATCGACAGGTTGGATCACAACATGATCAACGACATCCCAGGACTAGAAAATCCTACTGCCGAGCGCATCACCGTATGGATTTGGGATCAGATCAAGCCACACTTGCCGTTGTTGAGTAAATTGGAACTGAACGAAACACCGACCAGTGGAGTGGTCTACGAAGGAAAATAA
- a CDS encoding peptidase U32 family protein: protein MSTQQHDIEIMAPAGSYESLMAAIKGGANSIYFGVEQLNMRARSSNNFTLEDLKKIANICDENGLKSYITMNTVMYDHDMNLMRSIVDAAKESGISAIIAADHSVMNYAKKIGFPIHISTQANISNIETVEFYSVYADVMVMARELSLMQVADITREIKKRDIRGPKGELVRIEVFAHGALCMAVSGKCYLSLHSDFSSANRGACVQNCRREYTVKDDRGNELKIDNEYIMSAADLCTIDFMDKVVEAGVSVFKIEGRGRAADYVYTTTKCYRDAGDAINAGTYGPEKFTQWKLDLEKVYNRGFWDGYYLGRKMGEWSEVHGSKATTKKILLGKGVKYFSKLGVGEFQMETHTLESGDEIMITGPTTGIVTTKVGEMRVGNQPVNQVKKGDNFSIAIEETIRASDKLYKIIPA, encoded by the coding sequence ATGAGTACACAGCAGCACGATATCGAAATCATGGCACCCGCTGGCTCTTACGAGTCACTGATGGCAGCCATCAAAGGAGGCGCTAATTCTATCTACTTTGGCGTAGAGCAGCTCAACATGCGCGCACGCTCATCCAACAATTTCACACTCGAAGACCTCAAAAAAATCGCCAACATCTGTGACGAGAATGGGCTCAAGTCCTACATCACGATGAATACAGTGATGTATGATCACGACATGAACCTCATGCGATCGATCGTCGATGCAGCCAAAGAAAGCGGCATCTCAGCCATCATCGCAGCAGACCACTCGGTCATGAACTATGCCAAGAAAATAGGCTTCCCGATACATATCTCTACACAAGCCAACATCTCCAACATCGAGACCGTCGAGTTTTACTCCGTCTATGCCGATGTGATGGTCATGGCCCGTGAGCTCAGCCTCATGCAGGTCGCAGACATCACCCGTGAGATCAAAAAAAGAGACATCCGTGGCCCCAAAGGCGAGCTCGTACGTATCGAAGTGTTCGCACATGGCGCACTATGTATGGCCGTATCAGGCAAGTGCTACCTCAGTCTACACTCGGATTTCTCCTCGGCCAACAGAGGAGCCTGCGTACAAAACTGCCGCAGAGAGTACACCGTCAAAGATGACCGTGGCAATGAACTCAAAATCGACAATGAGTACATCATGAGTGCGGCGGACCTCTGCACGATCGACTTCATGGACAAGGTCGTCGAAGCAGGCGTCTCTGTATTCAAAATCGAAGGCAGAGGCCGTGCTGCAGACTACGTCTACACCACCACCAAATGCTACCGAGACGCAGGTGACGCCATCAATGCAGGCACCTACGGACCGGAGAAGTTTACCCAATGGAAGCTCGACTTGGAGAAAGTCTACAACCGAGGGTTCTGGGACGGCTACTACCTCGGTAGAAAAATGGGCGAATGGAGCGAAGTACACGGTTCCAAGGCAACCACTAAAAAAATATTGCTAGGCAAAGGCGTCAAGTACTTTAGCAAACTAGGTGTGGGGGAATTCCAGATGGAAACTCACACCCTCGAGAGTGGAGACGAGATCATGATCACAGGACCGACCACAGGCATCGTCACGACCAAGGTAGGCGAAATGAGGGTAGGCAACCAACCGGTCAATCAGGTCAAAAAAGGAGACAACTTCTCCATCGCCATCGAGGAGACCATTCGTGCCTCAGACAAGCTGTACAAAATCATACCAGCCTAA
- a CDS encoding ferredoxin: MFKIIHYRDKCIGCYACVEIAPDRWRISKKDGRCTLVGSKIKKGIYQVDAFDEELEENKRAAASCPVNIIKINGK; the protein is encoded by the coding sequence ATGTTCAAAATCATCCACTACCGTGACAAATGCATCGGGTGCTACGCCTGCGTAGAAATCGCCCCCGATCGCTGGCGCATCTCCAAAAAAGATGGACGCTGCACACTCGTGGGATCCAAAATCAAGAAAGGCATCTACCAAGTGGATGCCTTTGACGAGGAATTGGAAGAAAACAAACGAGCGGCTGCCAGCTGCCCTGTCAACATCATCAAGATCAACGGCAAGTAA
- a CDS encoding lysoplasmalogenase — MKGKSSHQILKYVFVTVCVAELLALMFDATHFRHFTKPLLMPVLLVYFRQGTTGRLTPSFLWAAGALIFSFVGDSVLMYDQPMYFLLGLGAFAVAHLLYIQSFAKAVVPESPSPNALAKLLYAVPFLIVFGVLMSALWPHLGDLKLPVAGYALILIAMVLSAIYRNGRSDQQGVSQVIFGAILFLLSDALLALDRYYLPMENAGIWVMLTYLLAQWNIVNGLQKHYNR, encoded by the coding sequence ATGAAAGGGAAATCATCTCACCAAATCTTGAAATATGTGTTTGTCACTGTCTGCGTAGCAGAGTTGTTGGCGCTTATGTTTGACGCGACGCATTTTCGGCATTTTACCAAACCACTACTGATGCCTGTTTTGTTGGTGTACTTTCGACAAGGCACTACCGGGCGATTGACGCCATCGTTTTTGTGGGCAGCAGGAGCTTTGATTTTCTCGTTTGTAGGAGACTCGGTACTGATGTACGATCAGCCCATGTATTTTCTGTTGGGCTTGGGTGCTTTTGCCGTTGCGCACCTACTTTATATACAGTCTTTTGCCAAGGCAGTCGTACCTGAGAGTCCTTCTCCCAATGCACTGGCCAAACTGCTTTATGCCGTGCCTTTCTTGATTGTGTTTGGTGTGCTGATGTCGGCGTTGTGGCCTCACCTGGGAGACTTGAAGCTGCCTGTTGCGGGCTATGCATTGATTCTCATCGCGATGGTGCTGAGTGCCATCTACCGAAACGGTCGCTCCGACCAGCAAGGAGTGAGTCAGGTGATATTTGGAGCGATTCTCTTCCTGCTATCGGATGCTCTACTGGCTTTGGATCGGTACTATCTCCCCATGGAGAATGCGGGTATATGGGTCATGCTGACCTATCTTCTGGCCCAGTGGAATATCGTCAATGGTCTGCAGAAGCACTACAACAGATAG
- a CDS encoding MFS transporter, whose translation MNNNTESIYTLQFGLLCLSGLLFFSSFNMIIPELPSHLTRLGGGEYKGLIIALFTLTAGLSRPFSGKLADRVGRVPVMIVGALVCGVAGLMYPLAGSVWAFLLLRLFNGFSTGFKPTGTSAYVADIIPFSKRGEAMGVIGFFGTMGMALGPAVGPLIAEHFSLDIMFYCSSFAAVLSVLILIGMKETLVHKEPVRWEHFRIHRDEIYEPKVFAPAFMLMLSVFAFGAILTVLPDVSDQLGMSRGLFFTYYTVASLLVRIVAGKASDKYGRVPVLKVGSFIICIALLCLANADSVFLLLFTAVLYGLGSGLCSPTVFAWTVDLSDVNRRGRGMATMYIFLEVGIGLGALLSGWLYANDLSNISRVFYACAAMSAVGFLYLFSKSVRNLPVVTEV comes from the coding sequence ATGAACAACAACACCGAATCCATATATACACTTCAATTTGGACTCCTCTGTCTGAGTGGATTGCTTTTCTTTAGTAGTTTCAATATGATCATACCAGAGCTGCCTTCGCACCTGACCCGGCTGGGAGGTGGGGAGTACAAAGGGCTGATCATCGCTTTGTTTACCTTGACTGCTGGCTTGTCTCGCCCCTTCAGTGGGAAACTTGCAGATAGGGTAGGACGTGTCCCTGTGATGATCGTCGGGGCACTGGTCTGCGGCGTAGCAGGCTTGATGTATCCTTTGGCTGGGAGTGTGTGGGCGTTTTTGTTGTTGCGTCTGTTTAATGGTTTTTCTACGGGTTTCAAGCCTACGGGTACCTCCGCGTATGTGGCGGATATTATTCCGTTTTCCAAGCGTGGGGAGGCGATGGGTGTGATTGGTTTCTTTGGTACGATGGGGATGGCTTTGGGACCTGCCGTAGGGCCGCTGATTGCCGAGCATTTTTCGTTGGATATCATGTTCTATTGTTCGTCGTTTGCTGCGGTGCTTTCCGTGTTGATATTGATCGGGATGAAGGAGACCTTGGTCCACAAGGAGCCGGTGAGATGGGAGCATTTTCGAATTCATCGTGACGAAATCTACGAGCCCAAGGTCTTTGCGCCAGCATTTATGTTGATGTTGTCTGTCTTTGCTTTTGGAGCGATATTGACCGTTTTGCCAGATGTCAGTGACCAACTGGGCATGTCGAGGGGCCTGTTTTTTACCTATTACACGGTGGCTTCCCTGCTGGTACGTATCGTAGCGGGCAAAGCCTCGGACAAGTACGGGCGTGTCCCCGTTCTCAAAGTTGGGAGTTTCATCATTTGTATAGCCTTGTTGTGTTTGGCCAATGCTGATTCAGTATTTCTGTTGCTGTTTACGGCGGTCCTCTATGGGCTGGGGTCAGGGCTCTGTTCTCCTACGGTATTTGCATGGACAGTGGATCTCAGTGATGTCAACCGCAGAGGGAGAGGCATGGCTACCATGTATATTTTCTTGGAGGTGGGGATAGGTTTGGGGGCACTGTTGAGTGGCTGGCTTTATGCCAATGATCTCTCGAATATTTCGAGGGTGTTTTATGCGTGTGCTGCCATGTCGGCCGTTGGGTTTCTTTACCTATTTTCGAAAAGTGTGCGTAATTTGCCAGTCGTAACAGAAGTTTGA